One genomic segment of Desulfocapsa sulfexigens DSM 10523 includes these proteins:
- a CDS encoding DEAD/DEAH box helicase, with translation MSFKQFQFMAQINSNISTCGYEHPTPIQEKAIPEVMSGKDILGLAQTGTGKTAAFALPIIEKLAGGPRGNVRALIIAPTRELAEQITTSFKELAADTGLRILAVYGGVGKKPQFDAFNRGVEILVACPGRLLDHLNNHDLKLTSVATLVLDEADQMFDMGFFPDIRRILKHLPSKRQTLLFSATMPADIRKLADETLTNPKEIRIKLEQPLDLITQALYPVSKRQKSDLLVHILQKDPVEGSTLIFTRTKYGAKNLAKKLEKSGFSTSALQGNMSQNQRNMALEGFRDGTFKILVATDIAARGIDVSRVAQVVNFDLPSTAEAYTHRIGRTGRAERSGRAISFMCYDDQAMVKAIEKLQGKTIKRIAIDGFYMEEASEQQEQKGNQVPRKHNRRPKKQTGPRPSGNRQKKPAAKAKKSTDPKRASNIFGLGQKGK, from the coding sequence ATGAGTTTTAAACAGTTTCAGTTCATGGCACAGATCAACAGCAACATCAGCACCTGCGGCTATGAGCACCCGACCCCCATCCAGGAAAAAGCCATCCCTGAAGTGATGAGCGGGAAAGATATCCTGGGACTTGCCCAGACAGGAACGGGTAAAACCGCTGCCTTTGCTCTCCCCATTATCGAAAAATTAGCCGGGGGGCCACGGGGCAATGTCCGAGCGCTTATCATAGCACCAACCAGAGAACTCGCAGAACAGATTACCACAAGCTTTAAGGAACTTGCAGCAGACACCGGGCTACGAATCCTTGCTGTCTATGGCGGTGTGGGAAAAAAGCCTCAATTCGATGCATTCAACCGCGGTGTTGAAATCCTCGTCGCCTGCCCTGGCCGTCTTCTTGACCATTTAAACAATCATGATCTCAAACTGACCAGTGTGGCAACACTCGTTCTCGATGAGGCAGACCAGATGTTCGACATGGGATTTTTTCCCGATATCCGTCGTATTCTCAAACACCTGCCGTCTAAGCGTCAAACCCTCCTCTTTTCTGCCACCATGCCGGCCGATATCCGTAAACTGGCAGATGAAACACTGACCAACCCGAAAGAGATACGGATCAAACTAGAGCAACCCCTTGACCTTATTACCCAGGCACTCTACCCGGTCTCAAAACGACAAAAATCCGATCTCCTCGTCCATATCCTTCAAAAGGACCCTGTGGAAGGATCGACTTTGATCTTCACCCGCACCAAATACGGCGCAAAAAATCTTGCTAAAAAGCTCGAAAAATCTGGATTCTCCACCTCTGCACTTCAGGGAAACATGTCACAAAACCAGCGAAACATGGCACTGGAAGGTTTTCGGGACGGGACATTCAAGATACTGGTGGCAACCGACATCGCTGCTCGTGGTATTGATGTGTCACGGGTAGCCCAGGTTGTCAACTTTGATCTTCCCTCAACCGCCGAAGCCTACACCCATCGCATTGGACGGACAGGACGTGCCGAACGCAGTGGCCGTGCCATCAGTTTTATGTGCTACGATGACCAGGCAATGGTCAAAGCCATTGAAAAACTCCAGGGAAAGACCATCAAACGAATCGCTATTGACGGTTTTTATATGGAAGAGGCCAGTGAACAACAGGAACAGAAAGGAAACCAGGTTCCCCGTAAGCACAATCGCAGGCCAAAGAAACAGACAGGGCCGCGTCCTTCCGGCAACAGACAAAAGAAACCTGCCGCCAAGGCAAAAAAATCTACAGATCCAAAACGCGCCTCCAATATCTTTGGCCTCGGTCAAAAAGGGAAATAG
- a CDS encoding PilZ domain-containing protein — translation MLEQRKYERFTIASEIRALACDKVARVTDISKGGLALVFLDEATSNLRGEFSLDLLCQAKNLDARQIPGKVVWNREFSFSKIPGMVYKKAGVQFGKLSVTQQKLLRMLLFADNKSSL, via the coding sequence ATGCTGGAACAACGAAAATATGAGCGTTTTACTATTGCCAGTGAGATTCGAGCTCTTGCTTGCGATAAAGTTGCCAGGGTAACAGACATCAGTAAAGGGGGCCTTGCCTTAGTATTTCTAGACGAAGCGACAAGCAATTTAAGAGGCGAATTTTCCCTTGACCTCCTCTGTCAGGCGAAGAATCTCGACGCAAGACAAATACCTGGAAAGGTTGTCTGGAACAGGGAATTCTCCTTCTCAAAAATCCCCGGAATGGTTTACAAAAAAGCAGGAGTACAATTTGGTAAACTCTCTGTCACCCAACAGAAACTGTTAAGGATGTTACTCTTTGCTGATAACAAATCGTCATTATAG
- a CDS encoding GGDEF domain-containing protein, protein MIKRFLTFAAAPFLITYLLLLVGSSFMSQQNLRQASESSLRFNLEKKAAILSYFHSERENDINTLARDHSLDNFFSNRALGMSMEYGLRASLISMRESFQKIVQEKKLNNLPIYLRLLFTENQGNNLIDVGLSSGKSVPWSNSGIPETDRIASFVVMNGKRIHVILTLPYFHKGKRMGTIIAEINREEVIQYLTHSQESENIKYATIIADTKYVINNAPSGSPQPTPPISANATSPVIQMPIGETPFILTAQHAHRDALTTFLTSRWYPVSLILLTLLALYFIMIRSQAKAHTMLLRRQVEEADRQHTLMLQKNALLKQEVQKRLDSETRLQTLVETIPDLVWLKNPEGVYLSCNPKFERLYGATEEEIIGKTDYDFVERERADSLRILDQEAMDADAPLINEETVTYADDGHEESVEIIRTPLRDSEGTLVGVLGIARNITARKQAEEEARYLSTHDPLTGLFNRRMLEKRVIEEIDRAERYNHTLSIFMVDLDHFKTVNDTYGHLSGDIVLRHLAKILAVSIRKTDYVARYGGEEFIVVLPETPLTEAHELAERLCKEIRRYPIPLKDGQTIKVTASIGVACFPEHHKSWEGIIGAADSAMYAAKQAGRNQVKIAAP, encoded by the coding sequence ATGATAAAGCGATTTCTTACATTTGCCGCAGCGCCCTTTTTAATAACCTACCTCCTCCTGCTGGTGGGATCCAGTTTTATGTCCCAGCAAAATCTGCGACAGGCCTCTGAAAGCAGCTTACGCTTTAACCTTGAAAAAAAAGCTGCCATACTCAGCTACTTCCATTCGGAACGGGAAAACGACATCAACACTCTGGCCAGAGACCATAGCCTGGATAACTTTTTTTCCAACCGGGCCCTTGGCATGTCCATGGAATACGGCTTGCGTGCCAGTCTCATCTCAATGCGGGAAAGTTTCCAGAAAATAGTTCAAGAAAAGAAGCTCAACAATCTCCCCATTTACCTTCGTTTGCTGTTCACGGAAAATCAGGGAAACAATCTGATTGATGTTGGATTATCAAGTGGCAAGAGCGTTCCCTGGTCGAATTCTGGTATACCCGAGACTGATCGAATTGCCTCCTTTGTCGTTATGAATGGAAAACGTATCCATGTAATCCTTACCCTCCCCTATTTTCACAAGGGCAAACGGATGGGAACAATCATCGCAGAGATCAACCGTGAGGAGGTTATTCAGTATCTGACCCATAGCCAGGAATCGGAAAACATCAAATACGCCACCATCATCGCTGACACCAAATACGTTATCAACAATGCCCCTTCCGGAAGTCCACAGCCAACTCCGCCCATTTCGGCCAATGCGACTTCACCTGTAATACAAATGCCCATAGGCGAGACTCCATTTATTTTGACGGCACAACATGCTCACAGGGATGCACTCACTACCTTTCTTACATCACGCTGGTACCCTGTCTCTCTCATTCTTCTTACCCTTCTAGCGCTCTATTTCATAATGATTCGAAGTCAGGCGAAAGCCCACACCATGCTTTTACGCAGACAGGTTGAAGAGGCTGATCGTCAACATACCCTGATGCTTCAGAAAAATGCACTTCTTAAGCAGGAGGTGCAAAAACGACTGGACAGTGAAACACGTCTCCAGACTCTGGTAGAAACAATTCCTGATCTCGTCTGGCTGAAAAACCCTGAAGGAGTCTACCTTTCCTGTAACCCTAAATTCGAACGCCTATACGGCGCAACAGAAGAAGAAATTATCGGCAAGACAGATTACGATTTTGTCGAAAGGGAGCGGGCAGATTCATTACGCATACTCGACCAGGAGGCTATGGATGCTGACGCCCCTCTTATCAACGAAGAGACGGTTACCTATGCTGACGATGGCCATGAAGAATCGGTGGAAATAATACGAACCCCTCTGCGTGACAGTGAAGGAACACTGGTGGGAGTTTTAGGGATAGCCAGAAACATCACAGCCCGAAAACAGGCTGAAGAAGAGGCCCGTTATCTTTCTACCCATGATCCCCTGACCGGGCTTTTCAATCGCAGGATGCTGGAAAAGCGGGTAATTGAAGAAATTGACCGGGCAGAGCGTTACAACCATACTCTTTCAATCTTTATGGTGGATCTGGATCATTTCAAAACGGTCAACGACACCTATGGTCACCTGAGCGGAGATATTGTTCTCCGCCATCTGGCAAAAATTCTGGCAGTATCCATCCGCAAGACAGACTATGTCGCTCGATATGGTGGAGAAGAATTCATTGTCGTTCTCCCGGAGACACCTCTGACTGAAGCCCATGAACTGGCAGAAAGATTATGTAAAGAGATTAGAAGATACCCTATTCCACTGAAAGACGGACAGACAATCAAGGTAACGGCAAGCATAGGAGTGGCTTGTTTTCCAGAGCATCACAAATCCTGGGAAGGAATAATCGGGGCTGCAGATTCAGCGATGTATGCGGCCAAACAAGCTGGTCGAAATCAGGTGAAAATCGCAGCTCCCTGA
- a CDS encoding PAS domain S-box protein — protein MQPSHTRLSLNSLACFFLTSCLFLTLILPEHSFSKQLKVGVYSNKPLVFEDEQGNFQGLTIDVLRAIAAAEGWELEFVPGSWTECLQRLERGEIDLQVSIAYSSVRSQLFSFPDETLITNWGRLYRNPFTEADSLLDLDGKTIALLENDIHAKVFSELMEKFSKQVSSVYLQSYDEVLKQVEDGSVDLGVVNRMYAMQNAHHFNVKATPMIFNPIEVRYAVPKGKNPDILTAIDHHLSLLREDKNSVYYRSLEKWFGQEGQPSKIPRWVKVTVLIGGTLLIIIFLVSLVLRKQISVKTKDLQIIFDSSPAAIFLHDLNGNILDLNQTMLEMYKVEKRRALTLSIADFSSPDNPLDILLDFWRKAFAGHPQQFEWIARRPGDNSTFPVQIDLKKIIYDGREVIYATVLDITTTKEAEERLASEQERLAVTLRSIGDGVIATDVMGNIVFLNKVAESLTGWKNSEAQGKPSSEIFNIINEKTGEKCISPVQRVLELGRIVGLANHTALIARDGTLRSIADSGAPIRDRASKIVGVVLVFRDVTNEQKMEEELLKIKKLESIGVLAGGIAHDFNNILAAILGNIELTAFRIDKEDTKTMALLNDAKKATRRATKLTQQLLTFAKGGDPVREETALPQLITESTDFVLHDSKITCKYSFPDDLWMVDVDSGQIGQVIQNIALNAKHAMPEGGTLSIRCDNISNAAMESLLSVDVGNYVRITLQDTGIGIPRNIIDKIFDPYFSTKQEGSGLGLAICHSIINKHDGHITVDSTTGRGTCFSIYLPAILHGNLARTNTGIIEPLTKACRVMIMDDEKMLLDVAQAQLSVLGHEAIPVMDGVQAINRYQELQDAASPVDLVIMDLTIPGGMGGQEAARKLLQIDPKAKIIVSSGYSNDPVMAEYKKYGFVAAIAKPFDLKGLSDTIASVLKSL, from the coding sequence ATGCAGCCATCCCATACCAGACTTTCTCTTAACAGCCTTGCCTGCTTTTTTCTGACCAGTTGTCTTTTTCTAACGCTCATACTGCCTGAACACAGTTTTTCAAAGCAGTTGAAAGTTGGTGTCTACAGTAACAAACCGCTTGTCTTTGAGGATGAACAGGGGAATTTCCAGGGCCTCACCATCGATGTTCTGCGCGCCATTGCAGCGGCAGAGGGATGGGAACTCGAATTCGTACCCGGCAGTTGGACTGAATGCCTGCAAAGACTCGAACGTGGAGAGATCGATCTCCAGGTTTCCATCGCCTATTCCTCTGTCCGCTCACAACTTTTCAGCTTCCCGGACGAAACCCTGATCACTAACTGGGGACGATTATATCGCAATCCTTTTACTGAAGCAGACTCCCTCCTTGACCTGGACGGAAAAACCATTGCACTGCTCGAAAACGATATTCATGCCAAGGTCTTTTCCGAGCTTATGGAAAAATTCAGCAAGCAGGTATCATCGGTGTACCTGCAGAGTTACGATGAAGTACTGAAACAAGTGGAAGATGGCTCGGTGGATCTTGGTGTGGTCAACCGAATGTACGCCATGCAGAATGCACATCACTTCAATGTGAAGGCAACCCCGATGATTTTTAACCCCATAGAGGTCCGTTACGCAGTACCAAAGGGGAAAAACCCAGACATACTCACTGCCATAGACCATCACCTCAGCCTTTTGCGAGAGGACAAGAATTCTGTTTACTACAGATCCCTTGAAAAGTGGTTCGGCCAGGAAGGACAGCCGTCAAAAATTCCCCGGTGGGTTAAAGTAACTGTCCTCATCGGTGGAACTCTCCTGATCATCATCTTTCTCGTCTCCCTGGTACTCAGAAAACAGATTTCAGTCAAAACAAAAGACCTGCAGATCATCTTTGACTCCTCTCCTGCCGCCATTTTTCTCCATGACCTGAATGGTAACATCCTTGACCTGAACCAGACCATGCTGGAGATGTACAAAGTAGAAAAAAGGCGGGCCCTCACCCTCTCCATCGCTGACTTTTCTTCGCCGGATAATCCTCTGGATATCCTGCTCGATTTCTGGAGAAAAGCTTTCGCAGGACACCCCCAGCAATTCGAATGGATTGCCCGTCGTCCTGGAGACAATTCCACCTTTCCCGTTCAGATAGACCTTAAAAAAATCATTTATGATGGAAGGGAGGTCATTTATGCAACCGTTCTTGACATCACCACGACCAAGGAAGCTGAAGAGAGATTAGCCTCCGAGCAGGAAAGACTTGCTGTCACCCTGCGCTCCATTGGGGATGGTGTAATTGCAACTGATGTGATGGGAAATATAGTCTTTTTAAATAAAGTTGCAGAAAGCTTGACTGGCTGGAAGAACAGCGAAGCACAGGGAAAACCCTCCTCGGAAATATTCAACATCATTAATGAGAAAACCGGAGAAAAATGCATTAGTCCGGTACAGCGTGTATTAGAACTTGGTAGAATCGTGGGTCTTGCCAATCACACGGCACTCATTGCCAGGGATGGGACACTGAGAAGCATCGCTGACAGTGGTGCTCCCATTCGAGACAGAGCAAGTAAGATCGTTGGAGTCGTGCTGGTATTTCGCGATGTCACCAATGAGCAGAAAATGGAAGAAGAGTTGCTTAAAATCAAAAAACTCGAATCCATTGGTGTCCTTGCCGGAGGAATTGCTCACGATTTTAACAATATTCTAGCCGCTATTCTCGGAAACATTGAGCTCACAGCCTTCAGGATTGACAAGGAAGATACTAAAACCATGGCTCTGCTCAACGATGCCAAAAAGGCCACCCGAAGAGCAACAAAGTTGACACAGCAGCTGCTGACATTTGCAAAAGGCGGGGACCCGGTGAGAGAGGAAACTGCACTTCCCCAACTGATAACCGAATCAACTGATTTTGTACTCCATGACAGCAAGATTACCTGCAAATACAGCTTTCCCGACGACCTCTGGATGGTTGATGTGGACAGTGGACAGATTGGACAGGTTATCCAGAACATCGCCTTGAACGCCAAACATGCCATGCCCGAAGGAGGTACCCTATCGATTCGTTGCGACAATATCAGTAATGCTGCAATGGAATCTCTTTTGAGCGTGGATGTGGGGAATTATGTCCGCATTACTCTTCAGGATACCGGTATAGGCATCCCCAGGAATATCATCGATAAAATATTTGACCCCTATTTCTCAACAAAACAGGAGGGCAGTGGCCTCGGACTTGCGATATGCCATTCAATTATCAATAAACATGACGGACATATCACCGTTGACTCCACCACTGGTCGGGGAACCTGTTTCAGTATCTACCTGCCCGCCATACTGCATGGAAACCTTGCCAGGACAAATACCGGAATTATCGAGCCACTGACAAAGGCGTGCAGGGTCATGATTATGGATGATGAGAAAATGCTGCTTGATGTTGCCCAGGCCCAACTTAGTGTCCTTGGCCACGAAGCCATACCGGTGATGGATGGTGTACAGGCAATCAACAGATATCAGGAATTGCAGGATGCTGCAAGTCCCGTTGATCTTGTAATTATGGATCTTACTATTCCTGGTGGTATGGGGGGACAAGAGGCAGCCCGGAAACTCCTCCAGATAGACCCAAAGGCAAAAATCATTGTGTCCAGTGGATATTCAAACGATCCAGTTATGGCCGAGTACAAAAAATACGGCTTTGTGGCCGCCATTGCTAAACCCTTCGACCTGAAGGGGCTAAGTGACACCATAGCGTCTGTCCTTAAGTCGTTGTAA
- a CDS encoding helix-turn-helix domain-containing protein, whose protein sequence is MKSGIAMVQVSGTKVRALREEQNLTQLYVATAVGVTTETISRWERQEAPTLKEENGIKLADALAVSLSEILAVPEEKAEQVEAVSPASRSKKTLLFIAANVLLLGVLLFFIITFRSADVLQLSAQRRMPAHTVSGHPFPVVVEVVFESGKDSSLLFKEQLAAGCNVVASMPQATVVDGGFLKWIDKDGPGKRVFSYIARCVAREETENEPLSFTGTLLVRQSSREEITVDGRSRIRLLEFHWADSDKNNIIDDEELLAVYDDFGRVEGLGVNVEEVESIWMGSGYRWDAKLSTFDIIP, encoded by the coding sequence ATGAAATCAGGGATAGCCATGGTGCAGGTCAGCGGGACTAAGGTACGCGCTCTTCGTGAAGAACAGAACCTGACACAGCTCTACGTGGCAACCGCAGTTGGTGTGACCACCGAGACTATCTCCCGATGGGAACGTCAGGAAGCCCCTACCCTGAAAGAGGAGAATGGTATAAAACTGGCCGATGCCCTGGCTGTTTCTCTGTCGGAGATTCTCGCCGTTCCAGAAGAAAAGGCAGAGCAGGTTGAGGCTGTCTCCCCTGCCTCGAGAAGTAAAAAGACTCTGCTGTTTATAGCTGCAAACGTTCTATTGCTTGGGGTCCTGCTCTTTTTTATTATTACCTTCAGGAGTGCTGATGTCCTGCAACTCTCGGCCCAGAGACGCATGCCCGCCCATACAGTATCTGGGCATCCTTTCCCGGTCGTTGTTGAGGTTGTCTTTGAATCGGGAAAAGACTCCTCACTGCTCTTTAAGGAGCAGTTGGCGGCAGGTTGCAATGTTGTGGCTTCCATGCCTCAGGCCACGGTGGTGGATGGCGGGTTTTTGAAATGGATAGATAAGGATGGTCCAGGCAAAAGAGTTTTTTCCTATATAGCGCGGTGTGTAGCCAGAGAGGAGACAGAAAATGAGCCTCTTTCCTTCACTGGCACACTTCTCGTGCGTCAGTCGAGCCGTGAGGAAATCACTGTGGATGGCAGAAGTCGCATCCGTTTGCTGGAGTTTCACTGGGCTGACAGCGATAAAAATAACATCATTGACGATGAAGAGTTGCTCGCCGTGTATGACGATTTTGGTCGTGTGGAAGGTCTTGGCGTTAATGTTGAAGAAGTGGAATCCATCTGGATGGGATCCGGGTATCGCTGGGATGCGAAACTGTCAACTTTTGATATTATTCCATGA
- the ilvY gene encoding HTH-type transcriptional activator IlvY → MNIRDLKLFKHLSGTLHFGQSSRACHVTPSALTRIIQRLEDDLGERLFLRDNRSVRLTPAGESFRSYADDVIQRYEMLQGELSRERVLGGEISLYCSVTAAYSILPVIFQKFRFVYPEVNITLETGDAALALTKLQNREVDITVAALPDVLPERVEFLKIVETPLVFIGPTSFPERTRYQGREIDWQKTPLIIAEFGLSRDRTDSWFREKDIVPNVYAQVAGNEAIIAMVALGCGVGVVPELVLEKSPLKEQIEILAVRPELKPFSIGICSIKKKMRPPQVDAFWEIAASI, encoded by the coding sequence ATGAACATCCGAGATCTCAAACTCTTCAAGCATCTCTCTGGAACCCTCCATTTTGGACAAAGCAGTCGTGCCTGTCATGTGACTCCTTCTGCATTGACCAGAATCATTCAGCGTCTTGAGGATGATCTGGGGGAACGCTTATTTCTCCGTGATAACCGCTCGGTCCGTCTTACCCCGGCAGGTGAGTCATTTCGTTCCTATGCAGATGATGTTATTCAGCGCTATGAAATGTTACAGGGTGAGCTGTCAAGGGAGCGGGTGTTGGGGGGAGAGATTTCACTGTACTGTTCTGTGACCGCAGCATATTCAATCCTGCCTGTGATTTTTCAGAAATTTCGTTTTGTCTATCCGGAGGTAAACATCACTCTTGAGACAGGTGATGCCGCGCTTGCACTTACAAAACTCCAGAATAGGGAGGTGGATATTACGGTGGCAGCGTTGCCGGATGTCCTGCCGGAACGGGTGGAATTTCTGAAGATTGTGGAGACTCCGCTGGTCTTTATTGGCCCCACGTCATTCCCAGAAAGAACACGATATCAGGGGAGGGAAATAGACTGGCAGAAGACACCGCTTATTATTGCAGAATTTGGGTTGAGTCGTGACAGGACGGATAGCTGGTTTCGTGAAAAAGATATTGTGCCAAACGTTTACGCGCAGGTTGCAGGGAATGAAGCCATCATTGCCATGGTTGCGCTCGGTTGCGGGGTAGGCGTTGTGCCTGAGCTGGTCCTTGAAAAAAGTCCCTTGAAAGAACAGATAGAAATCCTGGCTGTGAGGCCTGAACTGAAACCATTTTCCATCGGGATTTGCAGTATCAAGAAAAAAATGCGGCCGCCACAGGTTGATGCCTTTTGGGAAATTGCGGCATCAATTTAG
- the ilvC gene encoding ketol-acid reductoisomerase, producing MSNNYFNSLPLRLQLEELGQCRFMDISEFDGVEALKGKKIVIVGCGAQGLNQGLNLRDSGLDVSYTLRDAAIAEKRQSWKNASENDFKVGTYQEMLPEADLVINLTPDKQHTNVIEAVMPLMKQGACLSYSHGFNIVEEGMKIRDDITVVMVAPKSPGTEVREEYKRGFGVPTLIAVHRENDPQGIGWDVAKAYAAGTGGHRAGCLQSSFVAEVKSDLMGEQTILCGMLQTGSLLCFDKMTEQGIDPAYAVKLIQFGWETITEALKHGGITNMMDRLSNPAKIRANELSDELKSIMEPLFHKHMDDIMSGHFSKTMMEDWANDDANLLRWRKETGETTFEQTEAATTEISEQEYFDNGILMVAMIKAGVELAFDTMVSAGIKEESAYYESLHEVPLIANLIARKKLYEMNVVISDTAEYGCYLFNHACLPLLRDFMKTVNTDVIGKTIAVKDNGVNNVELIETNESIRYTTVEAIGEELRSYMSAMKQI from the coding sequence ATGTCAAACAATTACTTTAACAGCCTTCCCCTCCGCCTTCAGCTTGAAGAACTTGGCCAGTGTCGTTTTATGGATATTTCGGAATTTGATGGTGTTGAGGCCCTCAAAGGAAAAAAAATCGTCATAGTCGGTTGTGGTGCTCAGGGCTTAAACCAGGGACTGAATCTTCGTGACTCAGGCCTTGATGTCTCTTACACCCTCCGCGATGCCGCAATTGCCGAAAAACGTCAGTCCTGGAAAAACGCCTCGGAAAATGACTTCAAAGTAGGAACCTACCAGGAGATGCTCCCCGAAGCTGATCTGGTAATCAATCTGACTCCTGACAAACAGCACACCAATGTCATCGAAGCCGTCATGCCACTCATGAAACAGGGTGCTTGCCTCTCCTACTCTCACGGATTCAATATTGTTGAGGAGGGAATGAAGATTCGCGACGACATTACAGTTGTCATGGTTGCCCCAAAATCTCCAGGAACCGAGGTACGGGAAGAGTACAAACGAGGTTTTGGTGTCCCTACCCTTATCGCCGTACATCGTGAAAACGATCCCCAGGGGATCGGCTGGGATGTTGCCAAAGCTTATGCAGCTGGAACAGGCGGCCATCGTGCCGGGTGTCTGCAATCCTCCTTTGTTGCAGAGGTAAAATCTGATCTCATGGGTGAGCAGACCATTCTTTGCGGAATGCTGCAGACTGGCTCCCTGCTCTGTTTTGACAAGATGACTGAACAGGGAATAGATCCTGCCTACGCTGTCAAATTAATTCAGTTTGGCTGGGAAACCATCACCGAAGCGCTCAAACACGGCGGCATTACCAACATGATGGACAGACTTTCCAATCCTGCAAAAATCAGAGCCAATGAGTTAAGCGATGAGCTGAAAAGTATCATGGAACCACTCTTCCACAAGCACATGGACGATATCATGTCTGGGCATTTCTCCAAAACCATGATGGAAGACTGGGCCAACGACGATGCGAACCTCCTGAGATGGCGTAAAGAAACGGGTGAAACAACTTTCGAGCAAACAGAAGCGGCTACCACCGAAATAAGCGAACAGGAATACTTTGACAATGGCATTCTTATGGTTGCCATGATTAAAGCCGGTGTTGAGTTAGCCTTTGACACCATGGTTTCAGCAGGAATCAAAGAGGAATCTGCCTACTACGAGTCACTGCACGAGGTTCCACTGATAGCCAATCTTATTGCACGCAAAAAACTCTATGAGATGAATGTTGTTATCTCGGATACTGCTGAGTATGGCTGCTACCTCTTCAACCACGCCTGTCTGCCACTGCTCAGGGATTTCATGAAAACAGTGAACACTGATGTTATTGGTAAGACCATTGCAGTCAAAGACAATGGGGTGAACAACGTTGAGCTTATCGAAACCAACGAGTCCATCCGCTACACCACTGTTGAAGCTATCGGTGAAGAGCTGCGCTCCTATATGAGTGCCATGAAGCAAATCTAA
- a CDS encoding PilZ domain-containing protein: MFEEKRQFKRIASNVRVGFNKQQVDKETEEYFQGVAEDCGLSGMFLATEHLMPKGSVVSLNFQFIDEEGEQVMIQAQAVVRWTQRFRKPKGMGLEFFEFNGLGDRNFEECLRLLLK, encoded by the coding sequence GAAAAACGTCAATTCAAACGTATTGCCAGTAATGTTCGTGTAGGATTCAATAAACAGCAGGTTGACAAAGAGACGGAAGAATATTTCCAGGGGGTAGCTGAAGATTGTGGACTCAGTGGTATGTTTCTCGCAACCGAGCATCTGATGCCCAAAGGAAGCGTGGTTTCACTCAACTTTCAGTTTATCGATGAAGAGGGAGAGCAGGTTATGATCCAGGCCCAGGCTGTTGTTCGCTGGACTCAGCGATTTCGTAAGCCAAAGGGAATGGGGCTGGAATTTTTCGAATTCAACGGACTGGGAGACCGAAACTTTGAGGAATGTTTGAGGCTTTTGTTAAAATAA
- a CDS encoding transporter substrate-binding domain-containing protein codes for MLETLDTPGSTFRPSYRLRLIFSPVLRSVSLCILLWLPLCFPLTASSQDLQEIKNSGVLRHLGIPYANFITGSGDGLNIELVQGFASYIGVNYLFIASDWNTILGDLTGRHASRDENGARYLESTPVKGDIISTGMTVLPWRQAVINFSNPTFPSAVWLLARSESNLQPIKPSGSIEADIVAVKNSLDGHSVLAMENTCLDPALYRLSETRANIRLPKKKIRLNEMAPAILAREAEATLLDVPDALIALEKWPGQLKVIGPVSARQVMGSGFRKESPELLEAFNMYLEKIKRDGTYNRIVKKYYPTVFSYYSDFFTE; via the coding sequence ATGCTTGAGACGCTGGACACTCCTGGATCCACCTTTCGCCCTTCGTACCGTCTGCGGCTGATATTTTCTCCGGTCCTTCGATCAGTGTCATTATGCATATTGTTATGGCTACCATTATGCTTTCCACTAACCGCTTCAAGTCAGGATCTTCAGGAAATCAAAAATTCAGGTGTTTTACGCCATCTGGGAATCCCCTATGCCAACTTTATAACCGGAAGTGGAGACGGCCTAAACATTGAACTGGTACAGGGATTCGCATCGTACATTGGGGTCAACTACCTGTTCATAGCAAGTGACTGGAACACTATCCTTGGCGATCTCACCGGACGTCATGCCTCTCGCGATGAAAACGGTGCCAGATATCTCGAAAGCACCCCTGTGAAGGGTGATATCATTTCCACCGGGATGACAGTCCTCCCGTGGCGCCAGGCTGTTATCAATTTCTCAAACCCCACTTTTCCATCGGCCGTCTGGCTGCTAGCCCGCTCCGAATCCAACCTGCAGCCAATAAAACCGTCGGGCTCAATCGAAGCTGATATTGTTGCCGTCAAGAATTCCCTTGATGGCCACAGCGTGTTGGCCATGGAAAACACCTGCCTGGATCCCGCACTGTACAGGCTATCGGAGACACGAGCCAATATCCGTCTGCCGAAAAAGAAAATCCGGCTCAATGAAATGGCACCGGCAATTTTAGCCCGTGAAGCGGAAGCCACCCTTCTGGATGTTCCTGACGCTTTGATTGCCCTGGAAAAATGGCCGGGGCAGTTAAAAGTAATTGGACCCGTTTCCGCAAGGCAGGTGATGGGATCCGGTTTCAGAAAAGAGTCGCCAGAACTCCTTGAAGCGTTCAATATGTATCTAGAAAAGATCAAACGGGACGGCACCTATAACAGGATCGTGAAGAAATACTATCCCACGGTCTTCAGTTATTATTCAGACTTTTTCACAGAGTGA